In one window of Candidatus Sulfuricurvum sp. RIFRC-1 DNA:
- a CDS encoding histidine phosphatase family protein yields the protein MKTLYLIRHAKSDRNDPSLSDYDRPLNKRGSNDAPFMGSKLLESGIHPDLILSSPALRAKTTAIAIAEALSYPSESIRYDHALYASDVETILTLIRDIPVSVDTLFVFGHNPEFTECANLITDGDIDNIPTCGVVAMRLKNDSWESIGANSAEIIGFDFPKKYR from the coding sequence ATGAAAACACTCTACCTCATCCGTCACGCCAAATCGGATCGGAACGATCCCTCCTTGAGCGATTATGACCGCCCCCTAAACAAACGGGGCTCCAATGACGCTCCGTTTATGGGGTCGAAGCTTTTGGAGAGCGGTATCCATCCCGACCTCATCCTATCCAGCCCTGCTCTGCGCGCCAAAACCACCGCGATAGCCATTGCCGAAGCCCTCTCGTATCCATCGGAGTCGATCCGCTACGATCACGCCCTCTACGCCTCCGATGTCGAAACCATCCTCACCCTCATACGAGACATACCTGTGAGTGTCGATACCCTTTTTGTTTTCGGACATAATCCAGAATTCACCGAATGCGCCAACCTTATCACGGACGGCGATATCGATAACATTCCCACCTGCGGGGTTGTAGCGATGCGGTTGAAAAATGATAGCTGGGAGAGTATCGGGGCAAATTCGGCTGAAATAATCGGGTTTGATTTTCCGAAGAAATATCGGTGA
- a CDS encoding NUDIX hydrolase, whose product MTTQRVPFGWSDHPKRNAVFLAIYVESISPWKYFKDNMQHLKCPAMIMIDRWDGRMGFPGGTVNENETLMEALVREIKEEIGITIKPSQVHPIVSHETRIVTHLYGLKVLEAEFLHIYYHILNNFSRSILLHAYEEGDESHFMSEITGIKIVPLLKHDNKGLNLFMQNAFAGSSRQDLDVLLSEILGISF is encoded by the coding sequence ATGACAACCCAAAGAGTACCGTTTGGATGGAGTGATCATCCGAAAAGAAATGCCGTTTTTTTAGCTATCTACGTCGAATCTATTTCCCCATGGAAATATTTTAAAGACAATATGCAGCACCTAAAATGTCCCGCCATGATTATGATCGATCGATGGGATGGACGGATGGGATTCCCCGGAGGCACGGTGAATGAAAATGAAACCCTCATGGAAGCTCTTGTACGGGAGATCAAAGAGGAGATCGGCATCACGATCAAACCTTCCCAAGTCCACCCTATCGTAAGCCACGAAACCCGTATTGTCACTCACCTCTACGGGCTAAAAGTACTTGAAGCGGAGTTCTTGCATATCTACTACCATATCCTCAACAACTTCTCCCGCTCTATTCTCCTGCATGCTTACGAAGAGGGAGATGAATCGCATTTTATGTCGGAGATCACAGGGATTAAGATTGTTCCGCTCCTCAAACACGATAACAAAGGGCTCAATCTCTTTATGCAAAATGCTTTCGCGGGTTCATCCCGCCAAGACCTTGATGTTCTTTTGTCCGAGATATTGGGGATATCTTTTTAG
- a CDS encoding aldo/keto reductase, which produces MMPTLTTNQNITMPALIYGTAWKKERTADLVEMAILSGFRGIDTACQPKHYEEPLVGEALVRLAAGGIGREELFLQTKFTPLSGQDPKQIPYDPNAALEVQVEQSFKTSQRNLKTDYVDSLVLHSPLFPYANLSTVWSAMEKIYLSGGTRQLGISNCYDVELLKRLYRDAEVKPSVVQNRFYDQSGYDIELRAWCDEVGILYQSFWSLTANPHILASREFFALTQEYNKTEAQILYRYLNHIGIVPLIGSTSQKHITEDLDIFSFELKADEITAISSLLFDPQILHDSDVR; this is translated from the coding sequence ATGATGCCGACGCTGACAACCAACCAAAATATCACAATGCCCGCTCTCATCTATGGGACGGCATGGAAAAAAGAGCGTACCGCAGATTTGGTGGAGATGGCGATATTGAGCGGATTTCGAGGGATCGATACGGCGTGTCAGCCCAAACACTATGAAGAGCCGCTGGTCGGTGAAGCATTGGTTCGATTGGCCGCTGGGGGGATAGGGCGTGAAGAACTCTTTCTCCAAACCAAATTTACCCCCCTCTCAGGGCAAGATCCTAAGCAGATACCGTATGATCCGAATGCGGCTTTGGAGGTACAGGTTGAACAGTCATTTAAGACGTCACAGCGAAATTTGAAAACCGACTATGTTGATTCATTGGTGCTTCACTCTCCCCTTTTCCCGTACGCGAATCTCTCGACAGTATGGTCAGCGATGGAAAAAATCTATCTCAGCGGCGGTACGCGACAACTGGGAATTAGCAATTGCTATGATGTGGAACTTCTGAAGCGTTTGTACCGTGATGCCGAAGTGAAACCCTCCGTGGTGCAAAACCGGTTTTACGATCAGAGCGGATACGACATAGAACTTCGGGCATGGTGTGATGAGGTCGGAATCCTCTATCAGAGTTTTTGGAGCCTCACGGCCAATCCCCATATTTTAGCGAGTCGAGAGTTTTTTGCCCTGACCCAAGAGTACAATAAAACCGAAGCTCAGATACTTTATCGTTATTTGAATCATATCGGTATCGTGCCGTTGATCGGCTCTACTTCGCAGAAGCACATTACGGAAGATTTGGATATTTTCAGCTTTGAATTAAAAGCAGACGAAATCACAGCTATTAGTTCGCTTTTATTTGATCCGCAAATCCTTCACGATTCGGATGTACGCTAA